A single window of Flavobacterium sp. 140616W15 DNA harbors:
- a CDS encoding type VI secretion system Vgr family protein — MVIPKIIFGINRKEISHFTSIELHQTINTHHHFKISVPHSVIEKPRAYTIESAQKWLGGVLHIAFENNNNFLGIVTNIQYAQELGHVGSQIIISGYSKTILLESGVKLNSWEDTNLQDIIEEVIKTATGEQLQNNIKPEFGSNLGYQTQYLETDFQFIQRLAKQYNEWLYYDGEKLFFGKPNVSMEFTKLIYNKDLYNLNISVQAIPNQFEAFTYNEDVNKLYQAKTRDQIEGFPRLGTDAITASQKLYATSSLEYGRIATGDDMYLQTILQNRQQSAAAESNFITATSRNRSLRIGMSISIDAMQVKDKLDAYKSGQDINKINYETNEVGIYIITEITHKSSDIGEYENSFKALPAKIRKLPEPNISFPIAQMQQAEVVANDDPKGQGRIRVKMLWQATKQQRTPWLRVMTPDAGTSGEVTTNRGMVFIPEVGDQVMLGFRYNDPNRPFVIGSLFNGKTGTGGKIKNNIKSIYTRTGSTITFDEGDSSILVKDPSGNKWYMDGNGNIEVTAPKNITMNAGETIIMSAGQNIVATAQKDINVIAGESITEIASEDYNLTASNIIETALIGRNSKAKSITENMETGSYISTKESINVESAKQVNINSGKQVKMQ, encoded by the coding sequence ATGGTCATTCCTAAAATAATATTTGGTATTAATAGAAAAGAAATCTCACATTTTACCAGTATCGAGCTGCATCAAACCATTAATACACATCATCATTTTAAAATTAGTGTTCCGCATTCTGTAATCGAAAAACCAAGAGCATACACGATAGAGAGTGCTCAAAAATGGTTGGGAGGGGTTTTGCACATTGCTTTTGAAAACAACAATAATTTTTTAGGAATAGTAACAAATATTCAATATGCCCAAGAATTGGGACATGTGGGAAGCCAAATTATTATTTCGGGTTATTCCAAAACCATACTTCTTGAATCGGGAGTAAAACTCAATTCTTGGGAAGATACCAATTTACAAGATATCATTGAGGAAGTAATAAAAACAGCAACAGGCGAACAATTGCAAAACAATATCAAACCTGAATTTGGCAGCAATTTAGGTTATCAAACTCAATATCTCGAAACAGATTTTCAATTTATACAACGTTTAGCCAAACAATACAACGAATGGTTGTATTATGATGGGGAAAAACTTTTTTTTGGTAAACCAAATGTTAGTATGGAATTTACAAAATTGATTTACAACAAAGACCTTTATAACCTAAATATTTCTGTTCAGGCAATTCCCAACCAATTTGAAGCATTTACTTATAATGAAGATGTAAATAAACTGTACCAAGCCAAGACCAGAGACCAAATAGAAGGATTTCCAAGATTGGGTACTGATGCTATAACTGCTTCTCAGAAACTATATGCTACATCATCATTAGAATATGGAAGAATTGCCACTGGTGATGACATGTATTTGCAAACCATACTGCAAAATAGGCAACAAAGTGCCGCTGCAGAATCTAATTTTATAACCGCAACTAGTCGAAACAGAAGTTTACGAATAGGTATGAGCATTAGCATAGATGCCATGCAGGTAAAAGACAAATTAGATGCATATAAGAGTGGACAAGACATTAACAAAATCAACTACGAAACTAATGAAGTAGGGATTTATATTATCACAGAAATAACTCATAAATCAAGCGACATTGGCGAGTACGAAAATAGTTTTAAAGCACTACCTGCCAAAATACGCAAGTTACCAGAGCCAAATATCAGCTTTCCGATAGCTCAAATGCAACAAGCAGAAGTAGTAGCCAATGATGATCCAAAAGGACAGGGCAGAATACGTGTAAAGATGCTATGGCAAGCCACCAAACAACAGCGTACACCATGGTTACGCGTAATGACACCTGATGCAGGAACCAGTGGTGAAGTCACCACCAACCGAGGAATGGTTTTTATCCCCGAAGTGGGTGATCAGGTTATGTTAGGTTTTCGCTATAACGACCCCAACAGGCCATTTGTAATTGGTAGTTTATTTAATGGTAAAACGGGTACTGGCGGTAAGATAAAAAACAACATCAAAAGCATTTATACCCGTACAGGAAGTACAATTACTTTTGACGAAGGTGATTCGAGTATTTTAGTAAAAGACCCTTCTGGCAACAAGTGGTATATGGATGGTAATGGTAATATTGAAGTTACGGCACCAAAGAACATTACGATGAATGCAGGAGAGACTATAATTATGTCAGCAGGACAAAATATTGTAGCTACAGCACAAAAAGATATAAATGTTATTGCTGGAGAAAGTATCACAGAAATAGCAAGTGAAGATTATAATCTTACAGCAAGTAATATTATTGAGACTGCACTTATAGGTAGAAATTCTAAAGCTAAAAGTATTACCGAAAACATGGAAACAGGTTCTTACATAAGTACTAAAGAATCTATAAATGTGGAAAGCGCCAAGCAAGTAAATATTAACAGCGGTAAACAGGTAAAAATGCAGTAA
- a CDS encoding pseudouridine synthase, with the protein MLEILYQDEYIIAINKPSGLLVHKSFYARDAKVYAIQELRNQIGGQHVYPIHRLDRKTSGVLLFALDKEVLKIMNDRFATREVEKKYLAILRGWSPEELTIDYDLINDDDVKQNAITYFHRLQNTEIELEFNNKPTSRYCLVEAIPETGRMHQLRKHFKHIFHPILGSRPHGCNKQNKLWLENYDLKGMMLHAHQLIFNHPINNKQLILNAKINEEFSRVGTILNLDLSKYK; encoded by the coding sequence ATGTTAGAAATTCTTTACCAAGACGAATATATTATCGCAATTAATAAACCAAGTGGCTTGTTGGTTCACAAATCATTTTATGCACGTGATGCAAAAGTGTATGCTATTCAGGAATTGAGAAATCAAATAGGAGGGCAGCACGTTTATCCTATTCATCGGTTAGACCGAAAAACATCTGGTGTTTTGTTATTTGCGTTGGATAAAGAAGTCTTGAAAATTATGAATGATCGTTTTGCCACACGGGAAGTCGAAAAAAAATATTTAGCCATTTTGCGTGGTTGGTCTCCCGAAGAACTAACGATTGATTATGATTTAATTAATGATGATGATGTTAAACAAAATGCTATAACATACTTTCATCGTTTGCAAAATACTGAAATTGAGTTAGAATTTAATAATAAACCAACATCACGGTATTGTTTGGTAGAAGCGATTCCTGAAACTGGCCGTATGCATCAATTGCGAAAACATTTCAAACATATTTTTCATCCCATTTTAGGTAGTCGACCACATGGTTGTAACAAACAAAATAAATTGTGGTTAGAGAATTATGATCTGAAAGGAATGATGCTTCATGCACATCAGTTAATTTTTAATCATCCCATAAATAATAAACAACTAATCCTAAATGCAAAGATTAATGAAGAGTTTAGCAGAGTAGGGACTATTCTTAATTTAGATTTGAGTAAGTATAAATAG